AAGGCAGGTAGCTCCCGCGTGCGTAATGAGTGGATTCGAACCGCGGGATTCTCGACCGGAAGCGGCAGGGAAGTCAATCAACCATTGCTGACCGGATGGACATGCTCGACGGGCCGCCTGGCATCCTCATCAGCGTGCACAACGCAGAATGCTGTAACTGACGCCTGAATGGGATACGCGCTAGCTTCCGCATCAATGAAGCGCGTGGCCGGCCGACTGCCAGGCCTTCAGCGCCCCGATTGGATAAAGCAGCATGATGACGTTGAGCAGTAGGTTGTCGCGCACCCAGAGCAGGCAGAAAGCCTCCATGGCAAGGGCCGCCCCCACGCTCACCCATACAGGCACGCGGCTGGCGAAGACGAAGCCAAGCGCCATCATCATCACATCGCAGCAGGAATTGAGCACGCTATCGCCGACGTAGCCCAGCGCGATGGTCGCCTCACGGTATCGGTTGATGATGATTGGCGAATTCTCCAGCACCTCCCATCCCGTCTCCAGCAGCATGGCGATCAGGAAGCGGACGGAGAGCGGCAGCCGCCGGGCCACCAGCCACAGCAGCGCGAAGAAGAGGATTCCGTGCTCGATGTGCGAGAACGAGTAGGCATCGGCGACGCGCTGCGAGTTCTCGCTGCTCCAGATGTCCCCATCCCACCAGCCGAATCTCCCATCGGGCCCGAGCGGCGAGCGCCCCAGCCAGTCTTCGATGAGCGCGGTCAGCGCCAGCACCGCGATGGACGCCATGGCGACCCACCGGTGCCTTTCCATGAATTCGATGACGGAGCGCTGGGAGCTCTCGGATGGGCTCATGAGGGTGCCGTCCCGGTGACTCCACGTCGACACGACCATGGGACGGACGGGAGAATGCGGCCAGGCGGATGATACCAGAGCCGCACTGCGCGGTGACTTGTTTATAATCAGGTGGGCGAAAGTGGCGGAACTGGCAGACGCGCCGGACTTAGGATCCGGTGGGGAAACCCATGGGGGTTCGAGTCCCCCCTTTCGCACCACTCGCCCTGGGCGCCAGCCTCAATC
The window above is part of the Candidatus Polarisedimenticolia bacterium genome. Proteins encoded here:
- a CDS encoding DUF2585 family protein translates to MSPSESSQRSVIEFMERHRWVAMASIAVLALTALIEDWLGRSPLGPDGRFGWWDGDIWSSENSQRVADAYSFSHIEHGILFFALLWLVARRLPLSVRFLIAMLLETGWEVLENSPIIINRYREATIALGYVGDSVLNSCCDVMMMALGFVFASRVPVWVSVGAALAMEAFCLLWVRDNLLLNVIMLLYPIGALKAWQSAGHALH